Proteins encoded in a region of the Populus alba chromosome 13, ASM523922v2, whole genome shotgun sequence genome:
- the LOC118050387 gene encoding uncharacterized protein isoform X2, translating into MASGSSGRTNSGSKGFDFGSDDILCSYEDYGTNNQDSSNLSHSDTVIGSNSSKDFHKSRMTRSSMFPATSYSQPEDSFNQDVVSIVEKSMKKQTDNIMRFLEGISSRLSQLELCCYNLDKSIGEMRSDFVRDNEEADLKLKSLEKHIQEVHRSVQILRDKQELAETQKELFKLQLAQKEPSSSSHSQSSEEKVAPAASDPKTTDNTSEIHNQQLALALPHQVAPQQQAPPQNVAQQHSYYLSPAPLQTPAAPTQHPQNQYLTSDPQYRTPQMQDVSRVAPAQPQVNQTPQGQQFPQYQQQWPQQLHLQLQPPQQPSMQPQIKPPSTTVYTPYPPAGQPTNPSPPETLPNSMPMQVSYSGAPQPMSSRADTVPYGYGAGRAAVPQQPPPQQIKGNFGAQPSDVYATAGSHPGLPPVSAYMIYDGETGRTHHTSQQPHFPQGVYPQPATGAGMLPRHSSPSHFVRNNFYNDLIEKLVNMGFRGDHVVSVIQRMEEGGEPVDFNSVLDRLKVHSSGGSQRGGWSG; encoded by the exons ATGGCATCTGGGTCATCGGGTCGGACTAACTCGGGTTCAAAAGGATTCGATTTTGGGTCTGATGACATTCTCTGCTCTTATGAAGATTATGGTACCAACAATCAAGATTCCTCTAACCTGTCTCATTCAGATACTGTTATAGGGTCCAATTCGAGCAAG GATTTTCACAAAAGTAGAATGACAAGGTCATCAATGTTTCCTGCTACTTCATATAGCCAGCCAGAGGATTCTTTCAATCAAGATGTGGTCTCTATTGTTGAGAaaagcatgaaaaaacaaactgaCAACATCATGCGTTTTCTTGAGGGTATCAGTTCACGGCTGTCCCAGTTGGAATTGTGTTGCTACAACCTTGATAAATCAATCGGAGAAATGCGATCAGATTTTGTTCGTGACAATGAGGAGGCAGATTTAAAACTCAAATCTCTCGAGAAGCACATTCAAGAG GTGCACAGGTCTGTCCAGATTCTAAGGGACAAGCAAGAACTCGCTGAGACTCAGAAAGAATTGTTCAAGCTTCAGCTTGCACAGAAGGAACCCTCTTCATCAAGCCATTCCCAATCTAGTGAGGAAAAAGTTGCACCAGCTGCCTCTGATCCCAAAACAACTGACAATACATCTGAAATACATAACCAGCAATTGGCTCTTGCTCTGCCTCACCAGGTAGCACCACAGCAACAGGCCCCACCTCAGAATGTGGCACAACAGCATTCTTATTATTTGTCTCCTGCCCCTTTACAAACTCCAGCAGCTCCAACCCAACACCCTCAGAACCAATATCTAACTTCTGATCCTCAGTACCGAACACCCCAAATGCAAGATGTATCTAGGGTGGCACCAGCACAGCCACAAGTAAACCAGACACCACAAGGCCAACAATTTCCTCAGTACCAGCAACAGTGGCCCCAGCAGTTACATTTGCAACTACAACCACCTCAACAGCCCTCCATGCAGCCCCAGATCAAGCCTCCATCCACCACAGTTTACACTCCCTACCCTCCAGCTGGTCAGCCAACAAATCCCTCTCCACCAGAGACTCTACCTAACAGCATGCCCATGCAAGTTTCGTATTCAGGTGCACCTCAGCCCATGTCTAGTCGTGCTGACACGGTGCCATATGGATATGGAGCTGGAAGAGCAGCAGTTCCACAGCAACCTCCACCTCAGCAAATTAAGGGCAATTTTGGAGCACAACCCAGTGATGTATATGCAACTGCTGGATCTCATCCAGGCCTGCCCCCAGTAAGTGCATACATGATCTATGATGGTGAGACTGGGAGAACACACCATACATCTCAACAACCTCACTTCCCACAGGGTGTATACCCTCAGCCAGCCACAGGTGCAGGTATGCTGCCCCGCCATTCAAGCCCTTCACACTTTGTGCGTAACAATTTCTACAATGACTTGATTGAGAAATTGGTAAACATGGGTTTCCGAGGTGATCATGTTGTCAGCGTGATTCAGAGGATGGAGGAGGGTGGTGAGCCTGTGGATTTTAATTCTGTGCTGGATAGGTTGAAAGTGCATTCATCTGGGGGTTCTCAGAGGGGAGGATGGTCTGGTTGA
- the LOC118050388 gene encoding non-specific lipid transfer protein GPI-anchored 30 produces MDKLLSCFLGISSLMLFVLLQDGYAQDTSCLNQLVPCLSYLNGTRDVPDTCCDPLKTVIKSNPKCLCNLASNQGSNQAGINVTEAQELPGRCGLHVNPLSCLTGSNNSPNSKNSVDNSASIFLLPSWSLIVATTLSFTSQFL; encoded by the exons ATGGATAAGTTGCTGTCATGCTTTCTTGGGATTTCATCGCTAATGTTGTTCGTGTTGCTGCAAGATGGTTATGCCCAAGACACCTCGTGCCTAAACCAGCTCGTTCCTTGCCTCAGTTACCTTAATGGAACAAGAGATGTGCCAGATACTTGCTGTGATCCTCTCAAGACTGTGatcaaatcaaacccaaaatgTCTGTGTAACTTGGCGAGCAATCAAGGCAGTAATCAAGCTGGGATCAATGTGACTGAGGCCCAAGAATTGCCTGGAAGATGTGGACTGCATGTCAATCCACTCTCCTGCCTCACTG GCAGCAATAATTCTCCCAATTCCAAGAACTCAGTTGATAATTCTGCAAGCATTTTCTTGTTGCCTTCTTGGAGCTTGATTGTGGCCACGACTCTGTCCTTCACTTCTCAGTTTTTGTGA
- the LOC118050386 gene encoding callose synthase 12, producing MSLRRPPPPNPNRPESQPYNIIPIQNLLADHPSLRYPEVRAAAAALRTVGNLRKPPYAQWHPSMDLLDWLALLFGFQKDNVRNQREHLVLHLANAQMRLTPPPDNIDTLDAGVLRRFRRKLLKNYTNWCDYLNKKSNIWISDRSTDLRRELLYVSLYLLIWGESANLRFMPECICFIFHNMCFELNRVLEDYIDENTGQPVMPSISGENAFLNGVVKPIYETVRREVDRSFNGAAPHSAWRNYDDLNEYFWSRRCFERLKWPIDLGSNFFVTSGSRKKVGKTGFVEQRSFWNIVRSFDRLWVMLILFLQAGIIVAWEEKEYPWKALKSRDVQVRVLTVFFTWSGLRFLQSLLDVGTQYNLVSRETLGLGVRMILKSVVAVGWIIVFGAFYGRIWSQRNSDLRRSPRDLSWSSEADKKVVTFLEVALVFVAPEILALALFILPWIRNFLENTDWRIFRMLTWWFQSSSFIGRGLREGLVDNIKYTLFWAMVLATKFAFSYFMQIKPMVKPSKQMLKLKDVNYEWHEFFDHSNRFSVGLLWLPVVLIYLMDLQIWYAIYSSFVGAGVGLFQHLGEIRNIQQLRLRFQFFASAIQFNLMPEEQLLNARGTFKSKFRDAIHRLKLRYGFGHPYKKLESNQVEANKFALIWNEIIIIFREEDIISDKELELMELPQNSWNVRVIRWPSFLLCNELLLALSQAKELVDAPDKWLWYKICKNEYRRCAVIEAYDSVKHLLLEIIKTNTEEHSIITVLFQEIDHSVQIEKFTKTFKMTALPNFHAKLIKLLELLNKPKRDLNQVVDTLQALYEIAVREFFREKRSTEELMEDGLAPRDPAAMAGLLFGNAVQLPDASNETFYRQARRLHMILTSRDSMNAIPENLEARRRIAFFSNSLFMNMPHAPQVEKMMAFSVLTPYYNEEVLYSREQLRTENEDGVSTLYYLQTIYADEWKNFMQRMRREGMEKDGEIWTTKLRDLRLWASYRGQTLGRTVRGMMYYYRALKMLAFLDSASEMDIKEGSRELGSMRRDNGLDSFDSESSPSQSLSRNSSSVNLLFKGHEYGTALMKYTYVVACQIYGAQKAKKDPHAEEILYLMKNNEALRVAYVDEVNTGRDEMEYYSVLVKYDQQLDKEVEIYRVKLPGPLKLGEGKPENQNHALIFTRGDAVQTIDMNQDNYFEEALKIRNLLEEYRHYYGARKPTILGVREHIFTGSVSSLAWFMSAQETSFVTLGQRVLANPLKIRMHYGHPDVFDRFWFMTRGGISKASRVINISEDIFAGFNCTLRGGNITHHEYIQVGKGRDVGLNQISMFEAKVASGNGEQILSRDVYRLGHRLDFFRMLSFFYTTVGFFLNTMMVILTVYAFLWGRLYLALSGVEGSALADNSSNNKALGAILNQQFIIQLGLFTALPMIVENSLEHGFLEAIWDFLTMQLQLSSVFYTFSMGTRTHYFGRTILHGGAKYRATGRGFVVQHKSFAENYRLYARSHFVKAIELGLILVVYAAYSPVAKDTFVYIAMTISSWFLVVSWIMAPFVFNPSGFDWLKTVYDFDDFMNWIWYQGGVFAKSEQSWERWWNEEQDHLRTTGLWGKLLDVILDLRFFFFQYGIVYQLGIAAGSTSIAVYMLSWIYVVVAFGFFLMVAYARNKYAAKEHIYYRMVQFLIIVLGIFVIIALLQFTSFKFTDVFTSLLAFIPTGWGILLIAQVLRPFLPAILWEAVVSVARLYDILFGVIVMVPVAFLSWMPGFQSMQTRILFNEAFSRGLRIFQLVTGKKS from the coding sequence ATGTCTCTCCGTCGCCCGCCCCCTCCTAACCCGAACCGACCCGAATCCCAACCCTACAACATAATCCCCATCCAGAACCTCCTTGCCGACCACCCTTCCCTCCGCTACCCCGAAGTTCGAGCAGCCGCCGCCGCCTTACGCACCGTCGGAAACCTCCGTAAACCACCCTACGCTCAATGGCACCCTTCAATGGACCTCCTCGACTGGCTTGCTCTGCTCTTCGGCTTCCAAAAGGACAACGTTCGCAACCAGCGGGAGCACCTAGTCCTTCACCTTGCAAACGCTCAGATGCGGCTGACTCCTCCGCCGGACAACATTGATACCCTAGACGCCGGTGTACTCCGTCGGTTCAGGCGGAAACTGCTGAAGAATTATACAAATTGGTGTGATTACTTGAATAAGAAGTCGAATATCTGGATCTCTGACCGGTCGACGGATCTGAGAAGGGAGTTACTGTATGTCTCGTTGTATTTGTTAATTTGGGGGGAATCGGCGAATTTACGGTTTATGCCGGAGTGTATTTGCTTTATATTTCATAATATGTGTTTTGAATTGAATAGAGTATTAGAGGATTATATTGATGAGAATACAGGGCAGCCGGTGATGCCGTCAATTTCAGGGGAGAATGCGTTTTTGAATGGTGTTGTGAAGCCAATTTATGAGACGGTGAGGAGGGAAGTGGACAGGAGCTTTAACGGGGCTGCGCCACATAGTGCTTGGCGGAATTATGATGATTTGAATGAGTATTTTTGGAGTAGGAGGTGTTTTGAGAGGTTGAAATGGCCGATTGATTTAGGGAGTAATTTTTTTGTGACTTCGGGATCGAGGAAGAAGGTGGGGAAGACGGGGTTTGTGGAGCAACGGTCGTTTTGGAATATCGTAAGGAGTTTTGATAGGCTGTGGGtgatgttgattttgtttttgcaagCGGGGATTATTGTTGCGTGGGAGGAGAAGGAGTATCCGTGGAAAGCGTTGAAGAGCAGGGATGTGCAGGTTAGGGTGTTGactgttttttttacttggagtGGGTTGAGGTTCTTGCAGTCATTGCTTGATGTCGGGACACAGTATAATTTGGTTTCGAGGGAGACTTTGGGGCTTGGGGTTAGGATGATTTTGAAAAGTGTGGTTGCAGTAGGGTGGATTATTGTGTTTGGTGCATTTTATGGGAGGATTTGGAGTCAGAGGAACAGTGATCTGAGGAGGTCGCCCAGGGATCTGAGTTGGTCATCGGAGGCTGATAAGAAGGTAGTGACTTTTCTTGAGGTTGCTTTGGTGTTTGTGGCGCCAGAGATACTGGCATTGGCTCTGTTTATTCTTCCTTGGATTAGGAATTTTCTTGAGAATACGGATTGGAGGATATTTCGGATGTTGACATGGTGGTTTCAGAGTAGTAGTTTTATTGGTAGAGGGTTGAGGGAGGGGCTTGTggataatattaaatatacttTGTTTTGGGCTATGGTTTTAGCTACCAAATTTGCTTTCAGCTACTTTATGCAGATTAAACCCATGGTTAAACCATCAAAACAGATGCTGAAGCTGAAGGATGTGAATTATGAATGGCACGAGTTTTTTGACCACAGCAATAGGTTTTCAGTTGGGTTGCTGTGGCTTCCTGTGGTGTTGATTTACTTGATGGACTTGCAGATTTGGTATGCCATTTATTCCTCTTTTGTTGGAGCAGGAGTGGGGTTGTTTCAACATTTGGGTGAGATTCGAAACATCCAGCAATTAAGGTTGAGATTTCAGTTCTTTGCAAGTGCAATTCAGTTTAATCTGATGCCAGAGGAGCAGCTGTTGAATGCAAGGGGGACGTTCAAGAGCAAGTTCAGAGATGCCATTCACAGGTTAAAGCTTAGGTATGGGTTTGGCCACCCTTACAAGAAGCTGGAGTCTAACCAGGTCGAGGCAAACAAGTTTGCTTTGATATGGAATGAGATCATAATAATTTTCAGGGAGGAGGATATTATCTCTGACAAGGAGCTTGAGTTGATGGAGTTGCCACAGAATTCTTGGAACGTGAGGGTGATTCGCTGGCCAAGTTTTCTCCTGTGCAATGAGCTGCTGCTTGCTCTTAGCCAGGCCAAAGAGTTGGTAGATGCTCCTGATAAGTGGCTCTGGTACAAGATATGCAAGAACGAGTATAGGCGCTGTGCAGTCATAGAAGCTTATGATAGTGTCAAGCACCTGTTACTTGAAATCATCAAGACCAACACAGAAGAGCACTCAATTATCACGGTTTTGTTTCAAGAAATTGATCACTCTGTGCAGATTGAGAAATTCACCAAGACTTTCAAGATGACAGCTTTGCCTAATTTCCATGCCAAGTTGATAAAGCTTCTTGAGCTGTTGAACAAGCCTAAGCGGGATCTGAACCAGGTGGTAGATACTCTACAGGCTCTATATGAGATTGCTGTACGAGAATTTTTCAGAGAGAAGAGGAGCACTGAAGAGTTGATGGAGGACGGGTTGGCTCCTCGTGACCCAGCTGCCATGGCTGGGCTTCTTTTTGGGAATGCAGTTCAGTTgcctgatgctagcaatgagaCCTTTTATAGGCAGGCACGGCGTTTGCACATGATTCTTACCTCTAGGGATTCGATGAACGCTATCCCAGAAAATCTAGAGGCCAGGCGCAGAATTGCATTTTTCAGCAATTCCCTGTTCATGAACATGCCCCACGCTCCCCAGGTTGAGAAAATGATGGCTTTCAGTGTGCTGACCCCTTATTACAATGAGGAGGTGCTATACAGCAGAGAACAGCTTCGAACTGAAAATGAAGATGGGGTTTCCACACTGTACTACCTGCAAACTATTTATGCTGATGAGTGGAAAAACTTCATGCAGAGGATGCGCCGTGAAGGAATGGAAAAGGATGGTGAGATATGGACAACCAAGTTGAGAGATCTTAGGCTCTGGGCATCTTATAGAGGCCAGACGCTTGGCCGTACTGTGAGGGGAATGATGTATTATTACCGTGCTCTTAAGATGCTGGCTTTTCTTGATTCTGCCTCGGAGATGGACATTAAAGAGGGTTCACGAGAACTTGGCTCAATGAGGCGAGACAATGGTTTGGATAGCTTTGACTCAGAAAGTTCTCCTTCTCAGAGCTTGAGCAGAAATAGCAGTTCAGTGAATTTGTTGTTTAAAGGTCATGAGTATGGGACTGCTTTGATGAAATACACGTATGTGGTTGCCTGCCAGATATACGGGGCACAAAAGGCAAAGAAGGATCCCCATGCTGAGGAAATCTTGTATCTGATGAAAAATAATGAGGCCCTTCGAGTTGCCTATGTTGATGAAGTAAACACTGGGAGGGATGAGATGGAATATTATTCTGTACTTGTGAAGTATGATCAGCAGCTGGACAAGGAAGTGGAAATCTACAGGGTGAAGTTGCCGGGTCCCTTGAAACTCGGTGAGGGAAAACCAGAGAATCAAAATCATGCCCTAATCTTCACTCGTGGGGATGCAGTGCAGACTATTGATATGAACCAGGATAACTATTTTGAAGAGGCTCTCAAAATACGGAATCTTTTGGAAGAATACAGGCACTACTATGGAGCTCGTAAACCTACTATCTTGGGAGTCAGGGAACACATTTTTACTGGTTCTGTCTCATCTCTTGCATGGTTTATGTCTGCTCAGGAAACTAGTTTTGTCACCCTGGGTCAGCGTGTTTTGGCAAACCCTTTGAAAATTCGAATGCATTATGGCCATCCAGATGTCTTTGACAGGTTTTGGTTCATGACTAGAGGTGGAATCAGCAAGGCTTCCAGAGTGATTAACATTAGTGAGGACATATTTGCTGGCTTTAATTGCACCTTGAGAGGAGGCAATATTACTCACCACGAATACATCCAAGTTGGAAAAGGAAGGGATGTTGGGTTGAATCAAATATCCATGTTTGAAGCAAAAGTTGCCAGTGGAAATGGCGAGCAAATTCTTAGCAGAGATGTCTATAGATTGGGCCATAGGCTGGACTTCTTCCGTATGCTGTCATTCTTTTATACTACGGTGGGATTTTTTTTGAACACTATGATGGTCATTCTGACTGTGTATGCATTTCTGTGGGGCCGTCTTTATCTGGCTCTTAGCGGTGTTGAGGGTTCTGCTTTGGCCGACAACAGCAGTAACAATAAGGCACTTGGTGCTATTTTGAATCAGCAATTCATCATCCAACTTGGCCTCTTCACTGCCCTTCCGATGATAGTGGAGAACTCTCTTGAGCATGGGTTTCTTGAAGCTATCTGGGATTTCTTGACGATGCAGCTCCAGCTCTCATCTGTTTTCTACACATTCTCTATGGGAACTCGGACGCACTACTTTGGCCGTACCATCCTCCATGGTGGCGCAAAATATCGGGCAACTGGGCGTGGTTTTGTTGTGCAGCACAAGAGTTTTGCAGAGAATTACAGGCTCTATGCTCGTAGCCATTTTGTGAAGGCAATTGAGCTTGGACTGATACTTGTAGTTTATGCAGCATACAGCCCTGTAGCTAAGGACACATTTGTTTATATAGCAATGACCATCTCTAGTTGGTTCCTGGTTGTGTCGTGGATAATGGCCCCGTTTGTCTTCAATCCATCTGGCTTTGATTGGTTGAAGACAGTATACGACTTTGATGATTTTATGAACTGGATTTGGTACCAAGGTGGTGTGTTTGCAAAATCTGAACAGAGCTGGGAAAGATGGTGGAATGAGGAGCAGGATCATCTGAGGACAACTGGGCTTTGGGGAAAGTTACTGGATGTAATATTGGACCTtcgcttcttcttttttcaatatgggatcgTATACCAACTAGGTATTGCTGCTGGAAGTACTAGCATTGCTGTTTACATGCTTTCTTGGATTTATGTAGTTGTCgcctttgggttttttttgatGGTAGCATATGCCCGGAACAAGTATGCTGCAAAAGAACACATCTACTATCGGATGGTCCAGTTTCTGATCATTGTGCTTGGCATCTTTGTGATTATAGCCCTGCTTCAGTTTACATCTTTCAAATTTACTGATGTTTTCACAAGTTTGTTGGCTTTTATCCCCACTGGATGGGGCATTTTATTGATTGCCCAAGTACTCCGCCCCTTCCTGCCCGCTATACTTTGGGAAGCAGTGGTTTCTGTGGCTCGGCTATATGATATATTGTTTGGGGTGATAGTTATGGTCCCTGTGGCATTTTTGTCATGGATGCCTGGGTTCCAATCAATGCAGACTAGGATCCTCTTCAACGAGGCATTCAGCAGGGGCCTCCGGATCTTCCAGCTTGTCACGGGAAAAAAATCGTAG
- the LOC118050387 gene encoding uncharacterized protein isoform X1 translates to MASGSSGRTNSGSKGFDFGSDDILCSYEDYGTNNQDSSNLSHSDTVIGSNSSKQDFHKSRMTRSSMFPATSYSQPEDSFNQDVVSIVEKSMKKQTDNIMRFLEGISSRLSQLELCCYNLDKSIGEMRSDFVRDNEEADLKLKSLEKHIQEVHRSVQILRDKQELAETQKELFKLQLAQKEPSSSSHSQSSEEKVAPAASDPKTTDNTSEIHNQQLALALPHQVAPQQQAPPQNVAQQHSYYLSPAPLQTPAAPTQHPQNQYLTSDPQYRTPQMQDVSRVAPAQPQVNQTPQGQQFPQYQQQWPQQLHLQLQPPQQPSMQPQIKPPSTTVYTPYPPAGQPTNPSPPETLPNSMPMQVSYSGAPQPMSSRADTVPYGYGAGRAAVPQQPPPQQIKGNFGAQPSDVYATAGSHPGLPPVSAYMIYDGETGRTHHTSQQPHFPQGVYPQPATGAGMLPRHSSPSHFVRNNFYNDLIEKLVNMGFRGDHVVSVIQRMEEGGEPVDFNSVLDRLKVHSSGGSQRGGWSG, encoded by the exons ATGGCATCTGGGTCATCGGGTCGGACTAACTCGGGTTCAAAAGGATTCGATTTTGGGTCTGATGACATTCTCTGCTCTTATGAAGATTATGGTACCAACAATCAAGATTCCTCTAACCTGTCTCATTCAGATACTGTTATAGGGTCCAATTCGAGCAAG CAGGATTTTCACAAAAGTAGAATGACAAGGTCATCAATGTTTCCTGCTACTTCATATAGCCAGCCAGAGGATTCTTTCAATCAAGATGTGGTCTCTATTGTTGAGAaaagcatgaaaaaacaaactgaCAACATCATGCGTTTTCTTGAGGGTATCAGTTCACGGCTGTCCCAGTTGGAATTGTGTTGCTACAACCTTGATAAATCAATCGGAGAAATGCGATCAGATTTTGTTCGTGACAATGAGGAGGCAGATTTAAAACTCAAATCTCTCGAGAAGCACATTCAAGAG GTGCACAGGTCTGTCCAGATTCTAAGGGACAAGCAAGAACTCGCTGAGACTCAGAAAGAATTGTTCAAGCTTCAGCTTGCACAGAAGGAACCCTCTTCATCAAGCCATTCCCAATCTAGTGAGGAAAAAGTTGCACCAGCTGCCTCTGATCCCAAAACAACTGACAATACATCTGAAATACATAACCAGCAATTGGCTCTTGCTCTGCCTCACCAGGTAGCACCACAGCAACAGGCCCCACCTCAGAATGTGGCACAACAGCATTCTTATTATTTGTCTCCTGCCCCTTTACAAACTCCAGCAGCTCCAACCCAACACCCTCAGAACCAATATCTAACTTCTGATCCTCAGTACCGAACACCCCAAATGCAAGATGTATCTAGGGTGGCACCAGCACAGCCACAAGTAAACCAGACACCACAAGGCCAACAATTTCCTCAGTACCAGCAACAGTGGCCCCAGCAGTTACATTTGCAACTACAACCACCTCAACAGCCCTCCATGCAGCCCCAGATCAAGCCTCCATCCACCACAGTTTACACTCCCTACCCTCCAGCTGGTCAGCCAACAAATCCCTCTCCACCAGAGACTCTACCTAACAGCATGCCCATGCAAGTTTCGTATTCAGGTGCACCTCAGCCCATGTCTAGTCGTGCTGACACGGTGCCATATGGATATGGAGCTGGAAGAGCAGCAGTTCCACAGCAACCTCCACCTCAGCAAATTAAGGGCAATTTTGGAGCACAACCCAGTGATGTATATGCAACTGCTGGATCTCATCCAGGCCTGCCCCCAGTAAGTGCATACATGATCTATGATGGTGAGACTGGGAGAACACACCATACATCTCAACAACCTCACTTCCCACAGGGTGTATACCCTCAGCCAGCCACAGGTGCAGGTATGCTGCCCCGCCATTCAAGCCCTTCACACTTTGTGCGTAACAATTTCTACAATGACTTGATTGAGAAATTGGTAAACATGGGTTTCCGAGGTGATCATGTTGTCAGCGTGATTCAGAGGATGGAGGAGGGTGGTGAGCCTGTGGATTTTAATTCTGTGCTGGATAGGTTGAAAGTGCATTCATCTGGGGGTTCTCAGAGGGGAGGATGGTCTGGTTGA